A stretch of Acidobacteriota bacterium DNA encodes these proteins:
- a CDS encoding DNA-3-methyladenine glycosylase, with product MNDRRAAWTAWHRAPTLTVLRAILGKVLVHERRGRRVSGIIVEAEAYIGEDDPACHAAAGPTRRNAPLYGPPGRAYVYLNYGLHYLVNAVTEREGMPAAVLIRALVPHEGVDLMRRRRPGVALSRLCAGPGNLTKALGIDLRHNTGDLATGAVRLEDHGFAVRDVRYSPRIGIRVGTEELWRATASGVRLGST from the coding sequence TTGAACGATAGACGTGCCGCGTGGACCGCGTGGCATCGCGCGCCCACGCTCACGGTGCTGCGCGCTATCCTCGGAAAAGTCCTGGTTCACGAACGCCGAGGCCGCCGCGTCTCGGGCATCATCGTCGAGGCCGAAGCCTATATCGGTGAAGACGACCCCGCGTGCCACGCCGCCGCTGGGCCAACGCGCCGGAACGCACCACTGTACGGCCCGCCCGGGCGCGCGTACGTGTACCTCAACTACGGCCTGCACTATCTGGTGAATGCGGTGACGGAGCGCGAAGGGATGCCGGCCGCCGTACTCATCCGCGCGCTGGTGCCGCACGAGGGCGTGGACCTGATGCGCCGGCGCCGACCCGGTGTCGCGCTATCTCGTCTCTGCGCTGGCCCGGGCAACCTCACGAAGGCGCTCGGCATCGACCTGCGCCACAACACCGGCGACCTCGCCACCGGCGCGGTGCGCCTGGAAGACCACGGCTTCGCTGTGCGCGACGTGCGCTACTCGCCGCGGATTGGCATCCGCGTAGGCACGGAGGAGCTCTGGCGCGCGACGGCCTCTGGCGTGCGGCTGGGGTCCACGTAG
- a CDS encoding CDP-alcohol phosphatidyltransferase family protein codes for MTFTGAVGATFNFPLRLIINTCIRLRIHPNLLTFLGVLISLAAGFALAKGQFALSGVIMLAASVFDYIDGKVAIQSGADTKFGGFWDSVIDRFSDLSLSVGLIVLYAKLGSTDYVLVTSIAMVFATMTSYTRARAESLLTKCKVGFMERPERIVLFMVGAFTNRMAAVLWVMGVLSIVTVANRIYYTYIELEGKTHPKPTGVAGVLWRAFYWTDERATVPYDAWVLFILGFILLTPPSWLGDPMAMGEPGLIGWLMTLGR; via the coding sequence GTGACCTTCACGGGCGCGGTCGGCGCCACGTTCAACTTTCCCCTCCGGCTGATCATCAACACCTGCATCAGGCTTCGGATACACCCAAATCTTCTCACGTTCCTCGGGGTGCTCATCAGTCTGGCCGCCGGCTTCGCGCTGGCCAAGGGCCAATTTGCCCTCTCGGGCGTGATCATGCTCGCGGCCAGCGTGTTCGACTACATCGACGGCAAAGTGGCCATCCAGTCGGGCGCCGACACCAAGTTCGGGGGCTTCTGGGACTCGGTGATCGACCGCTTCTCGGATCTCTCGCTCTCGGTCGGCCTCATCGTGTTGTACGCCAAGCTGGGCAGCACGGATTACGTGCTCGTGACTTCAATCGCCATGGTCTTTGCGACGATGACCAGCTACACGCGCGCGCGCGCCGAAAGCCTGCTGACCAAATGCAAAGTCGGCTTCATGGAACGCCCCGAGCGCATCGTTCTCTTCATGGTGGGCGCGTTCACGAACCGGATGGCCGCCGTGTTGTGGGTGATGGGCGTGTTGTCCATCGTGACCGTGGCCAACCGCATCTACTACACGTACATCGAGCTGGAAGGGAAAACCCATCCGAAGCCCACCGGGGTCGCCGGCGTCTTGTGGCGCGCGTTTTACTGGACCGACGAACGCGCCACGGTGCCGTATGACGCCTGGGTGCTCTTCATCCTCGGCTTCATCCTGCTCACCCCACCCAGCTGGCTCGGAGACCCCATGGCGATGGGAGAGCCGGGACTGATTGGGTGGCTTATGACACTGGGCCGATGA
- a CDS encoding trypsin-like peptidase domain-containing protein encodes MNRIKRAIVLGSFLGLGVMGGFILAGKLVSTSPTETAPPQAMPGAVARPQVAAAGALPDLSSVAERAVLSSANISSTQFVRVQSNPFEDMLFGRRGGDMVQPSQSLGSGVIVSADGYVLTNNHVIGDDRGLRVEGLKIKVTLPDGRELDGTIVGTDAATDLALVKVNATGLTPFTWGDSSKLRLAEWVLAIGNPYQFNQSVSLGIVSALARPDQFVDFIQTDAAINPGNSGGALVNARGELVGINTQILSQSGGYEGIGFAIPSNLARDVMADFIKYGEVRRGSILGLGRLLTYTADEARQTGIATIPGVYIYDMYRNSTAYRAGLRPRDLIVAVNGRDVTDLASFSRLVAAEQSGTTAKVDVVRQNRRLTLDVPIEQMPSRR; translated from the coding sequence GTGAACCGCATCAAACGAGCGATTGTCCTCGGATCGTTTCTCGGACTTGGCGTCATGGGCGGGTTTATCCTGGCCGGCAAGCTGGTCTCGACCTCGCCGACCGAAACCGCGCCGCCGCAGGCGATGCCGGGCGCCGTGGCTCGTCCGCAAGTCGCCGCGGCTGGCGCGCTGCCCGATCTCTCCTCGGTGGCCGAGCGCGCGGTGCTCTCGTCGGCCAACATCTCGTCCACACAATTCGTCCGTGTGCAGTCCAACCCGTTTGAAGACATGCTCTTTGGTCGCCGAGGCGGCGACATGGTGCAGCCGTCGCAGAGCCTCGGCTCGGGCGTCATCGTGTCGGCCGACGGCTACGTGCTGACGAACAACCACGTGATTGGCGACGATCGCGGCCTGCGCGTGGAAGGACTCAAGATCAAGGTCACGCTGCCCGACGGCCGCGAACTGGACGGCACCATCGTGGGCACCGATGCGGCCACCGACCTGGCACTGGTCAAAGTGAACGCGACGGGTCTCACGCCGTTCACCTGGGGCGACTCCAGCAAGCTGCGCCTCGCCGAGTGGGTGCTGGCCATCGGCAACCCGTATCAGTTCAACCAGTCGGTCTCTCTGGGCATCGTGTCGGCACTCGCGCGACCGGATCAATTCGTGGACTTCATCCAGACCGACGCGGCAATCAACCCCGGCAACTCCGGCGGCGCACTCGTGAACGCGCGCGGCGAACTGGTGGGCATCAACACGCAGATCCTTTCGCAGTCGGGCGGATATGAAGGGATCGGCTTCGCGATTCCCTCGAACCTGGCGCGCGATGTCATGGCCGACTTCATCAAGTACGGCGAAGTCCGCCGCGGGTCAATCCTCGGCCTCGGACGGTTGCTGACGTACACCGCGGACGAGGCTCGCCAAACGGGCATCGCCACCATTCCCGGCGTGTACATCTATGACATGTACCGGAACTCGACCGCCTACCGGGCAGGCTTGCGGCCCCGCGACCTGATCGTGGCCGTCAACGGCCGCGACGTCACGGATCTGGCCAGCTTCTCGCGCCTGGTGGCCGCCGAACAGAGCGGCACCACAGCCAAGGTGGACGTCGTGCGCCAGAACCGCCGCCTCACACTCGACGTGCCAATCGAGCAAATGCCGTCACGGCGCTAG
- the uvrC gene encoding excinuclease ABC subunit UvrC encodes MAIHELKAQIGRLPEQPGVYIFYNHAGDTLYVGKARVLRDRVKSYLGAFGTNPRIDALLRDASRLETIVTDSVVEALALENHLIKQRNPRFNVLLRDDKTYPYLQLTTNEAAPRVLVARRVERDGSVYAGPFMPASLARQTMRLTHRLFGIRSCNEVIDGKRDRPCLEYDIKRCLAPCVESVCTLEQYGRAVGQARLLLEGRQAELIDGLRTEMVDASLDERFERAATLRDAIRTLETLRDRQQKMSTPALGDRDAFGVKVGPAGAVVQVFQMRRGRVVDRIEMTSEVVSAAIDGNDLRGLSPSEVTEAALQQFYAEHEPPPDVLVSEELAADVREPLELWLSERAGRRVRIVTPSRGDKRGLVDLALRNAALSYDTHFGDGAVVAFEALDTLRRVLDLPTLPRRIECFDISTLQGTNTVASMVVCIEGRMRRGEYRKFAIRGVTAMPDDFASMEEVVRRRYQKLLELGGPFPDLILIDGGKGQLTAAYTALRQLGLDRLVAVGLAKQEELLFRRDRIEGIALPHQTPALRLVQQIRDEAHRFAVTFHRAKRTKTALRSELDDVPGIGPRRRKQLLTTFGSLAGVRRASREELDRVVGPKTAQAVIDYFAGR; translated from the coding sequence ATGGCCATTCACGAACTCAAGGCCCAGATCGGACGCCTCCCCGAGCAGCCGGGCGTTTACATCTTCTACAACCACGCCGGCGACACCCTTTATGTGGGCAAGGCCAGGGTGCTGCGCGACCGGGTCAAATCGTACCTGGGGGCCTTCGGCACCAACCCGCGGATTGACGCCCTCCTTCGCGACGCCTCTCGCCTCGAAACCATCGTCACCGACTCTGTGGTTGAGGCGCTGGCGCTTGAGAATCACCTGATCAAGCAGCGCAACCCGCGTTTCAACGTGTTGCTGCGCGATGACAAAACCTACCCGTACTTGCAGTTGACGACGAACGAGGCCGCACCGCGCGTGCTGGTGGCGCGGCGGGTGGAACGCGATGGTTCGGTCTATGCGGGGCCGTTCATGCCGGCGTCATTGGCGCGGCAAACGATGAGGCTGACGCACCGGTTGTTTGGGATTCGATCGTGCAACGAGGTGATTGACGGCAAACGCGACCGGCCGTGCCTGGAATACGACATCAAGCGCTGCCTGGCGCCGTGTGTGGAATCGGTGTGCACGCTGGAGCAGTATGGGCGTGCGGTGGGGCAGGCGCGCCTGTTGCTGGAGGGCCGGCAGGCGGAACTGATCGACGGCCTGCGCACGGAGATGGTGGACGCGTCACTCGACGAGCGCTTCGAGCGTGCGGCGACACTACGTGACGCCATCCGCACGCTCGAGACCCTGCGCGACCGCCAGCAAAAGATGTCCACGCCGGCGCTGGGCGACCGCGACGCCTTCGGCGTCAAAGTCGGCCCCGCCGGCGCCGTGGTGCAAGTCTTCCAGATGCGCCGCGGTCGGGTGGTGGATCGGATTGAAATGACCTCTGAGGTCGTTTCCGCAGCCATCGATGGAAACGACCTCAGAGGTCTTTCCCCCTCTGAAGTGACCGAAGCGGCCCTGCAGCAGTTTTACGCCGAGCACGAGCCGCCGCCCGACGTGCTGGTGTCTGAGGAGCTTGCGGCTGATGTGCGCGAGCCGCTGGAGTTGTGGTTGAGCGAGCGGGCGGGGCGGCGGGTGCGCATCGTGACGCCCAGCCGCGGCGACAAGCGCGGGCTTGTGGATCTGGCGCTGCGCAATGCAGCGCTGTCGTATGACACGCACTTCGGTGATGGCGCGGTCGTTGCCTTCGAGGCGCTGGACACCCTCCGGCGCGTGTTGGACTTGCCGACGTTGCCGCGGCGCATCGAGTGTTTCGACATCTCTACGTTGCAGGGCACGAACACCGTCGCGTCCATGGTGGTGTGCATCGAGGGGCGGATGCGCCGAGGCGAGTATCGCAAGTTTGCCATCCGCGGCGTGACGGCGATGCCCGACGATTTTGCGTCGATGGAGGAAGTCGTCCGGCGCCGGTACCAAAAGCTGCTGGAGCTGGGCGGACCGTTCCCCGACCTGATTCTGATCGACGGCGGCAAGGGGCAACTGACGGCCGCGTACACGGCGTTGCGTCAGCTCGGACTCGACCGCCTCGTGGCGGTGGGCCTCGCGAAGCAGGAGGAGTTGCTGTTCCGCCGCGATCGCATCGAGGGCATCGCGCTGCCACACCAGACACCCGCGCTCAGGCTCGTGCAGCAGATCCGGGATGAAGCGCACCGGTTCGCCGTGACATTCCATCGCGCCAAGCGCACCAAAACGGCCCTCAGGTCCGAGCTGGACGACGTCCCCGGGATTGGCCCCCGGCGCCGCAAGCAGCTGCTGACCACGTTCGGGTCGCTGGCCGGCGTCCGTCGCGCCAGCCGCGAGGAACTCGATCGCGTGGTGGGCCCCAAAACCGCCCAGGCCGTCATCGACTACTTCGCAGGGAGGTAG
- a CDS encoding RNA-binding protein produces the protein MAAVRLFVGNMPYGATEADLRAHFAPVGDPSQVVIPVDRETGRPRGFAFVEYIDRAKAEEAVNRYNQQPFMGRSLSVSEARPREERPPGGFAPRPPGAGFTPRPPGAGGGFTGGGGGGGFRPSSGPPSPAGRNFGPPKRKGAGSEKRWDAKEKGPKGPLKERFSGRLGGLYDENEDGPSTLSDFDDPAATAKDDDE, from the coding sequence GTGGCAGCAGTTCGTTTGTTCGTCGGCAACATGCCCTACGGGGCAACTGAGGCGGACCTCCGCGCGCATTTTGCGCCGGTAGGTGATCCGTCACAGGTCGTCATTCCCGTTGACCGTGAAACCGGTCGCCCTCGAGGCTTCGCGTTTGTCGAGTACATCGACCGCGCAAAGGCCGAGGAGGCGGTGAACCGGTACAACCAGCAACCGTTCATGGGACGGTCGCTGTCGGTGAGCGAGGCCCGGCCGAGGGAGGAACGTCCGCCTGGCGGCTTCGCACCTCGCCCGCCCGGTGCGGGCTTCACGCCCCGGCCACCAGGCGCGGGCGGCGGCTTTACCGGCGGCGGTGGTGGTGGCGGCTTCAGACCCAGCTCGGGTCCGCCTTCACCAGCCGGACGCAACTTCGGTCCGCCGAAGCGCAAGGGCGCTGGCTCCGAAAAGCGCTGGGACGCCAAGGAAAAAGGCCCCAAAGGCCCGCTCAAGGAGCGATTCAGCGGACGCCTCGGCGGCCTCTACGACGAGAACGAAGACGGCCCGTCCACCCTGTCGGACTTCGACGACCCGGCCGCCACGGCCAAGGACGACGACGAGTAG
- the uvrA gene encoding excinuclease ABC subunit UvrA, with protein sequence MSDETPTPASRPPRALVVRGARTHNLKGVDLTLPHRQLVVFTGVSGSGKSSLAFDTIYAEGQRRYVESLSAYARQFLERMEKPDVDSIEGIAPAIAIRQKNSVRNPRSTVGTTTEIHDYLRLLWARVGHTICRQCGKEVERENPEVVAAALLGLAEGTRLLVGFDLPLMSSDLHSSSADLDPGEEFTSEDVVDAAAPAEDPARSALDRLRRRGFGRLWLNGQAVGLEEVDASRLRGVTTLAVVVDRIKVEPSVKTRLTDSIETSFHEGAGAAFAIEVDAAGAAVTTHRFSERFECRNCGIAYEIPQPRLFSFNNPFGACQTCHGFGNVIELDMDLVVPDATKSVNDGAIEPWTKPHYRGCLVDLKRSAKKSHIRLDAPWRDLTDEERRFIIEGSGEDAEPDEDGSTGSYPGIRGFFRWLEKKKYKVHVRVFLSRYRGYQTCTSCGGARLRREARDVRVGGETIDTVCARTVKAALRFFEELPLTEKETVVADKILREVRRRLGFLTDVGLDYLALDRLSSTLSGGESQRINLATSLGSALVDTLYVLDEPSIGLHSRDNERLISILRQLRDQGNTVLVVEHDEDMIRVADMVVDLGLGAGEQGGRVLYAGSLPGLLEDQRSLTAKYLRRDLAIPLPSSRRKPTAQRIKIRGVTEHNLKGIDVEIPLGLLTVVTGVSGSGKSTLVHDVIYAAAKRAKGDWDRRVGAYDQLEGMEYVTDTVLVDQQPIGRTPRSNPVTYLKAFDPIRELFAATKDAKALGFTSSHFSFNVPGGRCETCEGAGVVRVEMQFLADVFVPCDDCDGKRFKPQVLEVQYKGRNIDQVLDLTVREALTFFGNTPKVLRRLRVLEEIGLGYLRLGQPATTLSGGEAQRIKIASHLSTQGGERMLYILDEPTTGLHFDDIAKLLAAFRKLLAAGHTLLVIEHNLDVIKTADWVIDLGPEGGDAGGEVIAVGTPEQIAANPNSYTGHYLAPVLEAGRDDEPLER encoded by the coding sequence ATGTCCGACGAGACGCCGACGCCTGCCTCGCGCCCCCCCCGAGCCCTGGTTGTGCGCGGGGCCCGCACCCACAATCTCAAGGGTGTGGACCTGACGCTGCCACACCGCCAGCTTGTGGTGTTCACCGGCGTCAGCGGGTCCGGCAAGTCGTCGCTCGCGTTCGACACCATTTACGCTGAAGGCCAGCGCCGGTACGTGGAGTCGCTGTCCGCCTATGCGCGGCAGTTTCTTGAGCGCATGGAAAAGCCCGATGTGGACAGCATCGAGGGCATCGCGCCGGCCATCGCCATCCGCCAGAAAAACAGCGTCCGGAATCCCCGATCCACCGTCGGCACCACCACCGAGATCCACGACTACCTTCGGCTGCTCTGGGCCAGGGTCGGACACACCATTTGCCGGCAGTGCGGCAAGGAAGTGGAGCGCGAGAATCCCGAGGTGGTGGCGGCCGCGTTGCTTGGATTGGCCGAGGGCACGCGGCTGCTGGTGGGGTTTGACCTGCCGCTCATGTCCAGCGACCTCCACTCGTCGTCTGCCGATCTGGACCCGGGCGAAGAATTCACGTCCGAGGATGTGGTTGATGCCGCGGCGCCCGCCGAGGATCCGGCCCGCTCGGCGCTCGATCGGCTGCGGCGACGGGGGTTCGGACGCCTGTGGCTCAACGGCCAGGCGGTGGGCCTTGAGGAAGTTGATGCCAGCCGCCTGCGGGGCGTGACGACGCTCGCTGTGGTGGTGGATCGCATCAAGGTGGAGCCATCCGTCAAGACGCGTCTGACAGATTCCATCGAGACGTCTTTTCACGAAGGCGCAGGCGCGGCGTTCGCCATTGAAGTGGATGCGGCCGGCGCGGCCGTGACCACGCATCGGTTCAGCGAGCGCTTCGAGTGCCGCAACTGCGGCATCGCGTATGAAATTCCGCAGCCGCGGCTCTTTTCGTTCAACAACCCGTTTGGCGCGTGCCAGACGTGCCATGGGTTCGGCAACGTCATCGAACTGGACATGGATCTGGTGGTGCCCGATGCGACCAAGTCGGTCAACGACGGCGCGATCGAGCCCTGGACCAAGCCGCATTACCGCGGGTGCCTGGTCGATCTGAAACGATCGGCGAAAAAGTCCCACATTCGGCTTGATGCGCCGTGGCGCGACCTGACGGACGAGGAACGCCGCTTCATCATCGAAGGATCTGGCGAAGACGCTGAACCTGACGAGGATGGGTCTACGGGCTCGTATCCAGGGATTCGCGGCTTCTTCCGGTGGCTCGAGAAGAAGAAGTACAAGGTCCACGTCCGCGTGTTCCTCAGCCGCTACCGCGGCTACCAGACCTGTACGTCGTGCGGTGGCGCCCGCCTGCGTCGCGAGGCCCGCGACGTGCGTGTGGGCGGCGAGACCATCGACACCGTCTGCGCGCGCACGGTCAAAGCGGCGCTGCGGTTTTTCGAAGAGTTGCCGCTCACTGAAAAGGAAACGGTTGTCGCGGACAAGATCCTGCGCGAAGTGCGCCGACGCCTCGGCTTCCTGACTGATGTCGGCCTCGACTATCTGGCGCTGGACCGGTTGTCGTCCACGCTTTCAGGCGGCGAGTCGCAGCGCATCAATCTGGCCACATCGCTCGGGTCGGCGCTGGTGGACACGCTCTACGTGCTGGACGAGCCGTCAATCGGCCTCCACTCGCGCGACAACGAGCGGTTGATCTCGATCCTTCGCCAACTGCGCGATCAGGGCAACACGGTGCTGGTGGTGGAACACGACGAAGACATGATTCGCGTGGCCGACATGGTCGTGGACCTGGGTCTTGGTGCCGGGGAACAGGGCGGGCGCGTGCTTTATGCCGGGTCCCTTCCGGGTTTGCTCGAAGACCAGCGGTCGCTGACCGCCAAGTACCTTCGTCGCGATCTGGCGATTCCGCTGCCGAGCAGTCGCCGCAAGCCCACGGCGCAGCGCATCAAGATTCGCGGCGTGACCGAACACAACCTCAAGGGGATCGATGTCGAGATCCCGCTCGGCCTCCTCACCGTGGTGACCGGCGTGAGCGGCTCGGGCAAGTCCACACTGGTGCACGACGTCATTTACGCCGCTGCGAAGCGCGCGAAGGGTGATTGGGACCGGCGCGTCGGCGCCTACGACCAGCTTGAAGGCATGGAGTACGTCACCGATACGGTGCTCGTGGACCAGCAACCGATCGGGCGCACACCGCGCTCGAATCCTGTGACGTACCTGAAGGCCTTTGATCCGATCCGCGAGTTGTTTGCGGCCACTAAGGACGCGAAGGCGCTCGGATTTACGTCCAGTCATTTTTCCTTCAACGTCCCGGGCGGCCGTTGCGAAACGTGTGAAGGCGCCGGCGTGGTGCGGGTGGAGATGCAGTTCCTGGCTGATGTGTTTGTGCCGTGCGACGACTGCGACGGCAAACGCTTCAAGCCGCAGGTGCTGGAGGTTCAGTACAAGGGCCGCAACATCGATCAGGTGCTCGACCTGACGGTTCGCGAGGCGCTGACGTTCTTTGGCAACACGCCGAAAGTGTTGCGTCGCCTGCGGGTGCTCGAAGAAATCGGCCTCGGCTACCTTCGACTGGGTCAGCCGGCTACGACACTGTCAGGCGGTGAGGCGCAGCGCATCAAGATCGCATCGCACCTGAGCACCCAGGGTGGTGAGCGGATGCTCTACATCCTGGATGAGCCCACCACGGGCCTGCACTTTGACGACATCGCGAAGTTGCTGGCGGCGTTCCGCAAACTACTGGCGGCGGGGCACACGTTGCTGGTCATCGAGCACAACCTCGATGTGATCAAGACCGCTGACTGGGTGATCGACCTCGGGCCCGAAGGCGGCGACGCCGGCGGGGAAGTGATTGCGGTCGGCACGCCCGAGCAGATTGCCGCCAACCCGAACTCCTACACCGGACACTACCTCGCACCTGTGCTTGAGGCTGGGCGCGACGACGAGCCGCTTGAACGATAG
- a CDS encoding antibiotic biosynthesis monooxygenase, with translation MTETPSLQVVARIVARPETVDAVKRILVSMIEPTRNEPGCLVYELLQCREDPTDFTFVEEWTDAAALAQHAASPHIAGVQGELRALVAVPTSVRTYALIEDL, from the coding sequence GTGACTGAGACTCCGTCGTTGCAGGTGGTCGCGCGAATCGTCGCGCGACCAGAGACCGTGGACGCCGTCAAACGCATCCTGGTGAGCATGATCGAGCCGACCAGGAACGAGCCCGGCTGCCTGGTCTACGAACTGTTGCAGTGCCGTGAGGACCCGACCGACTTCACGTTTGTGGAGGAGTGGACGGACGCCGCGGCGCTGGCCCAACACGCCGCCTCACCCCACATCGCCGGCGTGCAAGGGGAGCTGCGGGCGCTGGTGGCGGTGCCGACATCGGTGCGCACTTACGCGCTGATCGAAGACCTCTGA
- the efp gene encoding elongation factor P encodes MSSLQASRLKKGMLIKFDGALVRVLEIQHITPGNLRAHVRSKMRDIGNNRLVDHKFRADDMVDRAILDERQMQYLYREADMFVFMDTDNYEQVHLSLEVLGDAAQYLLPEAVISVEFYGEAPVGIHLPATVDLKVVDTAPGIKGATASAQVKPATVETGLVVTVPSFINNDDHIRVSTETGDYLSRV; translated from the coding sequence ATGAGTTCCCTGCAAGCGTCACGCCTCAAGAAGGGCATGTTGATCAAATTCGACGGCGCGTTGGTGCGCGTGCTTGAAATCCAGCACATCACCCCCGGCAATCTGCGCGCCCACGTGCGATCGAAGATGCGCGATATTGGCAACAACCGTCTGGTGGACCACAAGTTCAGGGCCGACGACATGGTGGACCGCGCCATTCTGGACGAGCGGCAGATGCAGTACCTCTATCGCGAAGCCGACATGTTCGTGTTCATGGACACCGACAACTACGAGCAGGTGCATCTGTCCCTGGAAGTGCTCGGTGATGCCGCGCAGTACCTGTTGCCCGAGGCCGTCATCAGCGTGGAGTTCTACGGCGAGGCGCCGGTGGGCATCCATCTGCCGGCCACCGTGGACCTCAAGGTGGTGGACACCGCGCCGGGCATCAAGGGCGCCACGGCCTCAGCACAGGTGAAGCCGGCCACCGTGGAGACCGGGTTGGTCGTCACCGTGCCGTCGTTCATCAACAACGACGACCACATTCGGGTCAGCACCGAAACGGGCGACTACCTGTCGCGCGTGTAG
- a CDS encoding site-2 protease family protein — MLGRLTLNPLAHIDWIGTVLFPLVGMLSGLPLIGWAKPVPVDTRNLKAPRRDFALVALAGPVSNVLLAFVAAVLLKAQGGLVPDEGQTVVTVTLYTAVILNTLLAVFNMLPVPPLDGGNVLAGIVPESVARLIDQMRPYGFFLLYALLLLGVLDLFVWPVQRFLGSWLI, encoded by the coding sequence ATGTTGGGGCGGCTGACACTGAATCCGCTGGCGCATATCGACTGGATCGGCACGGTGCTCTTTCCGCTGGTGGGCATGTTGTCGGGCCTACCCCTGATTGGCTGGGCCAAACCGGTGCCGGTGGACACGCGAAATCTCAAAGCGCCGCGGCGTGACTTCGCCCTTGTCGCCCTGGCGGGGCCGGTCAGTAACGTGTTGCTGGCGTTTGTGGCAGCCGTGCTGCTGAAGGCGCAGGGCGGACTGGTGCCCGACGAGGGGCAGACGGTCGTCACGGTGACGCTCTACACGGCGGTGATTCTGAATACCCTGCTGGCGGTGTTCAACATGTTGCCGGTGCCGCCCCTTGATGGGGGTAACGTGCTGGCGGGCATCGTGCCAGAATCAGTAGCGCGCCTGATCGACCAGATGAGGCCGTATGGGTTCTTCCTGCTCTACGCGCTGCTGTTGTTGGGCGTGTTGGACTTGTTCGTGTGGCCGGTGCAGCGGTTCCTGGGTTCATGGCTGATCTGA
- a CDS encoding thymidine kinase — protein MDHTRTARPGWLEVVTGSMFSGKSEELIRRLRRAQIARQRVQVFKPAIDRRFDAEHITSHSEMRIPSVNVTTSRELYELVLPDTEVVGVDEGQFFDIELPAVCSALADQGKRVIVAGLDQDYLGKPFEPMPQLLAIAEYITKTLAICMVCGGPANHTQRLVASRERVLVGAGDSYEARCRHCFDPSLGT, from the coding sequence ATGGATCACACACGCACCGCGCGACCCGGCTGGCTCGAGGTGGTCACCGGCAGCATGTTCAGCGGCAAGAGCGAGGAACTGATTCGCCGCTTGCGGCGAGCCCAGATCGCGCGCCAGCGGGTGCAGGTCTTCAAGCCGGCCATCGACCGCCGCTTTGATGCCGAACACATCACGTCGCACAGCGAGATGCGCATCCCTTCCGTCAACGTCACCACGTCGCGTGAGCTGTACGAGTTGGTGCTGCCCGACACTGAAGTGGTGGGTGTTGATGAAGGGCAGTTTTTTGATATCGAGTTGCCGGCGGTGTGCTCGGCGCTGGCTGACCAGGGCAAACGCGTGATCGTGGCCGGCCTCGATCAGGACTACCTGGGCAAACCCTTCGAGCCGATGCCGCAACTGCTGGCCATTGCCGAGTACATCACCAAGACCCTGGCCATCTGCATGGTCTGCGGCGGCCCTGCCAACCACACGCAGCGCCTGGTCGCGTCACGCGAACGCGTGCTTGTCGGCGCCGGCGACTCGTACGAAGCCCGCTGCCGCCACTGCTTCGACCCCTCGCTCGGAACTTAG
- a CDS encoding Hsp20/alpha crystallin family protein, with product MPWDPVRDLLTMQERLENLFGEATPGWIPAADLYETADRFVLTVELPGLERSDVNLAYAADTLTVAGRRPTPGACERYQQFERAQGAFARRFRFAVPIEPDQITADLADGVLTVTIPKAPAGRRPSTIEIT from the coding sequence ATGCCTTGGGATCCGGTCCGGGACCTGCTGACCATGCAGGAGCGGCTAGAGAACCTCTTCGGAGAGGCGACGCCTGGCTGGATTCCCGCGGCCGATCTGTACGAAACCGCCGATCGGTTCGTCCTGACCGTGGAGTTGCCCGGCCTGGAACGGTCGGACGTCAATCTCGCGTACGCGGCCGACACCCTGACCGTCGCCGGCCGGCGCCCCACGCCCGGAGCGTGCGAACGGTATCAGCAATTCGAACGCGCGCAGGGCGCGTTCGCCCGGCGCTTCCGATTCGCGGTGCCGATTGAACCCGACCAGATTACCGCCGACCTCGCTGACGGCGTGTTGACCGTCACCATTCCGAAGGCCCCCGCCGGCCGGCGCCCTTCGACCATCGAAATTACGTAG